The DNA segment CAGTCTCCCAGAGCATCCGTATGATTAGTTCTTCTCTGGTGGTCTCACAGGCTTCCACGATAACGACATACTCAGGAACCTCTACCCATTGTGTTTCTTCTCCTTTGTATTTCTCTGATAAACTCTCGGTGTTGTATTTGTGGTCTCGCAGTACCTCTGCTAAGTCTTCCTTGTCTGATTCGTTGAAGAAGTGGGCGAGGTTATCCGAGTGTTGTTTTATCGTGGTATCGTTGAGGTTACGCTCTTCCCGTAGGTATTCAACTAAATCGTACATATCCACGCTTTCGAGGTCTCTCCAGCCGTCTGCGTGGTCGTACCATTCTGTGAATTCGCCGAGAATATGGAACGCCTGTCGGTAGTTGGCTTCGGTGTTAGCGTTTCCTTCGTTTTTACTTTTAACTTCCTTTACGAATTCTCGGAGGTCAGGGTCTCGAAGCCGCTTTTTCTCACTCATTTAGTTCCTCTTTTATTTCTACCGTCTGTCGTCGGTTCGCTTCAGCGATAGCCTCAAAAGACAACTCTCGCATTTCTCCTGCTGGAACCTGCTCTTCCTCAACTCGCTCTCCTATCTCTTTGACATCCTCTATAATATTCATTACTTTTCCGAACTCACTCCGCATCGTGCTGATTATCTCCTTCTGCTCTTTGGTCAGTTCGCCGTCGTCTTTCTCGTTCTCTCTGGCGATAAACTCAGTCACCGAACGACGCACGAGTTCCGCTTTTGTGTTGACTTTTGGGTTCTCTTCGACAAATGATTCCCAGTTCTCGTTTGTTCCGAGGTCGAGGCGAATGGTGAACCGTAGTTCATTGTTCTCGTCTTCTCCTTCATCGTCTCCGTCGTCTGGCATATGGTACTGTATTGTGGTACTATTCTAATAAGTCTGTGCGTACAAAGTTCGCACTGAGTAGCGTATTACTGGGGCAAGTGAGCGCGTCCCGGGGTGGCCCCACCCCACGGACAGTCCGGACGCCGCCGATCGGTCTCCCCCGACCGAACCCCTCAGTTCGAGGGGGGTCGAAACCGCCGTTTTTTGAGCGAGCGTCCCCTCGCGACGAGTATGGTCGCAGACGACGGTCCGGCCGACGCCGACGCGGTCGACGACGCCGAGGACGTCGACGCCGCCGAGCTGCTGGAACGGTCCGGGTTCGACGCCGACGAGAGCGTCCTCACCGACCGGCAGGCGGAGGTGCTCGCGCTCCGCGAGCGGGGGCTCCGCCAGTCCGACATCGCCGACCGGCTCGGCACGTCGCGCGCGAACGTCTCCAGCGTCGAGGCCAGCGCCCGCGACAACGTCGAGCGGGCCCGCGAGACGGTCGCGTTCGCGGAGGCGCTCGCGGCGCCGGTCCGCGTGAAGATCGAGCCCGGCACGGACCTGTACGACGCCCCGAAGCGCGTGTACGACGCCTGCGACGACGCGGGCGTGAAGGTGAACCAGACCGCGCCGGATCTGATGAAGACGATCGGCGACCGCGCCGGCGACGCGGTCCACGGCCGCGAGGTGCGCAGCCGGCTGTTCGTCACCGTCGACGCGAACGGACAGATCCGGGTGCGACACCCGTGAGCGCCGGCGGGCGCCGCAGTCTCCGAATTCCGACTCTCGCTCCGCCGGCCGCTCCGCGGCCCCCGGATCCCGCCGCTCACTTCTCCAGCCGCTCCGCGACCCCGACGATCGTCGCGCCCGCGGTGACGGTCCCCTCGCGGGCGATCGAGTAGACGATCCCGTCGCGGTCGGCGGTCGCGGTCTGCAGCGGCTCGAACGTCGTCGGGTCGTGGACGACCCCGAGCCGCTCGCCCTCCGCGACCTCGTCGCCGACGGCGAGGTCGCGCTCCGGGGTGAACAGCCCCGATTCGGCGGCGTTCACGCGCCCGAGGTGGTTCCGCGCGACGGTGCCGTCCCACGACTCGGGCTCGCCGGGGAGCAGTCCCTCGCGACGGAGGACGCCGAGGGTCCCTTTTAATCCGTCCTCAACCGCCTCGGGGACGACCTCGCGGCTGTGCGCGAGCTCCGGCGTGATCGCGGGAATACGCTCCCGAGTGGCGGCGACGCGGAGCTTGCCGGCGAAGCCGCGTTCGCTCCACTCCGCGTCGGCCTCGTCGCCCGCCGCCTCCGCGAGCAGGAGGTCGGTCCCGAACGCCTCCGCGAGCGACCGGCACTCCTCGTCGCCGCGCATATAGACGGTGTGAGTGAGCATCGCCGGCGACCCGGTGTGGAGGTCGACGAT comes from the Halorubrum depositum genome and includes:
- a CDS encoding succinylglutamate desuccinylase/aspartoacylase family protein, whose protein sequence is MHDASELVLARLPSGVPVRTTVHVYGEGGLAEGPDGPELDVPADGGPVVYAQAAQHGREVNGTAVLRRLHERLTGGDPTTADAADLGGTLVTVPVADPLTFDRVSYTTPESLDATHSNMNRCWPGDDGGTLHERMAGRLWRFASAADSIVDLHTGSPAMLTHTVYMRGDEECRSLAEAFGTDLLLAEAAGDEADAEWSERGFAGKLRVAATRERIPAITPELAHSREVVPEAVEDGLKGTLGVLRREGLLPGEPESWDGTVARNHLGRVNAAESGLFTPERDLAVGDEVAEGERLGVVHDPTTFEPLQTATADRDGIVYSIAREGTVTAGATIVGVAERLEK
- a CDS encoding Tfx family DNA-binding protein, producing the protein MVADDGPADADAVDDAEDVDAAELLERSGFDADESVLTDRQAEVLALRERGLRQSDIADRLGTSRANVSSVEASARDNVERARETVAFAEALAAPVRVKIEPGTDLYDAPKRVYDACDDAGVKVNQTAPDLMKTIGDRAGDAVHGREVRSRLFVTVDANGQIRVRHP